The DNA window ATCTAACGAATACGCCAACCTGGTCGGCGGCGAGCGTTATGAGCCGGAAGAAGAGAACCCGATGCTGGGCTTCCGTGGAGCCGGTCGTTACGTTTCCGAAAGCTTCCGCGACTGCTTTGCGCTGGAGTGTGACGCGGTAAAACGCGTTCGTAATGATATGGGCCTGACTAACGTCGAAATCATGGTGCCGTTTGTTCGCACCGTGGCGCAGGCGAAAGCGGTGGTTGAAGAGCTGGAACGCCAGGGCCTCAAGCGTGGCGAAAATGGCCTGAAGCTGATTATGATGTGTGAAATCCCATCGAATGCGCTGCTGGCCGACCAGTTCCTCGAATACTTCGACGGTTTCTCTATCGGTTCCAACGATATGACGCAGCTGGCGCTGGGTCTGGACCGTGACTCCGGCGTGGTCTCTGAGTTGTTCGATGAGCGTAACGAAGCGGTGAAAGCGCTGCTGTCGATGGCGATTCGCGCGGCGAAGAAGCAGGGCAAATACGTGGGTATCTGCGGGCAGGGCCCGTCTGACCATGAAGACTTTGCCGCATGGCTGATGGAAGAGGGGATTGATAGCCTGTCCCTGAACCCGGACACCGTGGTGCAAACCTGGCTTGGCCTGGCTGAACTGAATAAGTAAATTTTCGTTAAAATATGTCATCCCCGTCAGTAATGGCGGGGATTTTTTTGTTTTCGTACACCCGCACCGCTTATTTGCGCTCAGTCACATAAAACGGAAAAAACAAAATACCGTAATCCGACAGTTAATTTCTACAATTGTCCCTTCTCTGTTTATTACTAATACTGACACAACGTTATCAAAAATCATGATAACCACTTCCTGAAATACCTCTTCTATTGTGTACAGGATAATAATAATGACACTTTCCTCGGTACTCACTACAAAAGATAAAATAGGTTATGGACTTGGCGATATGGCCAGCGCGCTGGTGTGGCAAACGGCCACGCTTTTTTTGGCCTATTTCTACACTGATGTTTTTGGTTTACCTGCCGCAATCATGGGGACAATGTTTTTGGTCGTCAGGGTTATTGATGCAGTGGTCGATCCCTGTATTGGCGCCCTGGTCGACAGAACTCGTACCCGGCACGGACGTTTTCGCCCCTGGCTATTGTGGTTCGCCATTCCGTTTGGCGTGAGTTGTATTATTACTTTCTACGTCCCTGATGTTGGACCAACGGCAAAAATCGTTTACGCCTGTGTTACTTACGCTATTTTAAGCTTTATCTATTCGGCGATTAACGTGCCTTATTGCGCCATGCCCGGCGCGTTAACGATGGACCCGCACGAGCGTCACTCGCTCCAGTCGTGGCGCTTTGCGCTGTCGTTTATTGGCGGGTTGATTGTCACCGTGATTGCGCTGCCGTTGGTTGCCCATCTGGGACAGGGTGATGCGCAAAAAGGCTATTTTTATGCCATGAGCCTGATGGGTATCCTCGGCATCGTGCTTTTCTTTAGCTGTTTTTTCCTGACCCGGGAGCGATATACCCCGCAGGGCGACAGCTCAGGTTCGTTATTAAAAGACCTTAAGCTGTTAGCGGGAAATAGCCAGTGGCGCATCGTTTTTATCTTCAATATTTTATTACTTACCGCGGTGGTGACGCGCGGCTCGGCAACCATGTATTACGTCAAATATGTGATGCAGCGCCCGGATATGGTCTTCACATTTATCGTTACCGGGATGATTGCGGCGCTGCTCGGCGCATTATTATCTGCGCGCCTGCTCGGGAAATTTGACCGCGTACGTTCCTATCAGTGGACAATTATTACTTACGTTGTTTTTGCAGCGGCTATTTTCTTTATTCCCGCCAATCAATTGTGGTTAATATTGAGCCTCAACGTCATCTTTGGCTTTATACAAAATCTCACCACGCCGCTGCAATGGACTATGTTCTCTGATGTGGTGGATTACGAAGAACATCGCAGTGGACGACGTCTCGATGGTCTGGTGTTTTCTACCGCGCTATTCGCCATTAAATTCGGTCTCGCGCTTGGCGGCGCCGTCGTCGGCTGGGTGCTGGGAATGGTGAACTATGCCCCCAATGCGCTCAATCAATCCACCACGGTGTTAAACACCATCAATGCGCTTTTCACTCTGGTGCCATCGGTACTGTTTATCGCCATGGCGCTTCTGCTGATGCTCTACAAACTCAACAGCCGTACGGCAGACAGCATCGCCCGTGAACTGGCCCATAAACGTGAAGCGCGCGCGCAAGAAACAGCGCAGCCGACGCTGAATTCAGCCCTACAGGAGTAATAACATGACTGTGATTTATAAGGATGCTCATCGCTCTATCGCGGAACGCGTTGCGGATTTATTGTCGCGAATGACGACCGAAGAAAAATTTGCTCAGATGCACGCATACTGGCT is part of the Klebsiella huaxiensis genome and encodes:
- a CDS encoding MFS transporter, which translates into the protein MTLSSVLTTKDKIGYGLGDMASALVWQTATLFLAYFYTDVFGLPAAIMGTMFLVVRVIDAVVDPCIGALVDRTRTRHGRFRPWLLWFAIPFGVSCIITFYVPDVGPTAKIVYACVTYAILSFIYSAINVPYCAMPGALTMDPHERHSLQSWRFALSFIGGLIVTVIALPLVAHLGQGDAQKGYFYAMSLMGILGIVLFFSCFFLTRERYTPQGDSSGSLLKDLKLLAGNSQWRIVFIFNILLLTAVVTRGSATMYYVKYVMQRPDMVFTFIVTGMIAALLGALLSARLLGKFDRVRSYQWTIITYVVFAAAIFFIPANQLWLILSLNVIFGFIQNLTTPLQWTMFSDVVDYEEHRSGRRLDGLVFSTALFAIKFGLALGGAVVGWVLGMVNYAPNALNQSTTVLNTINALFTLVPSVLFIAMALLLMLYKLNSRTADSIARELAHKREARAQETAQPTLNSALQE